The following proteins are encoded in a genomic region of Sorangiineae bacterium MSr12523:
- a CDS encoding plastocyanin/azurin family copper-binding protein yields the protein MKAILPLAGIVLALTASACGKSTHEQNIASVGDTMAYDLQGFTVKTGTQVHLVLKNNGTTPAMTHNWVLVKPGTEAAVATAGMEAGQAAGYVRANDGNIIAHTPLSAPGSTVEVTFTAPAPGMYPYICTYPGHYQTMKGTMQVTN from the coding sequence ATGAAAGCTATCCTTCCTCTCGCAGGCATCGTGCTCGCTTTGACGGCCAGCGCCTGTGGCAAGAGCACGCACGAACAAAACATCGCCTCGGTCGGTGACACGATGGCGTACGACCTTCAGGGCTTCACTGTGAAGACCGGCACCCAAGTGCACCTCGTGCTGAAGAACAACGGCACCACGCCGGCGATGACGCACAACTGGGTTCTGGTGAAGCCGGGAACGGAAGCCGCGGTCGCCACCGCCGGTATGGAAGCAGGCCAGGCCGCGGGCTACGTCCGGGCGAACGACGGAAACATCATCGCGCACACGCCCCTTTCCGCCCCCGGAAGCACCGTGGAAGTGACCTTCACCGCGCCGGCCCCCGGCATGTACCCGTACATCTGTACGTACCCGGGCCATTATCAGACGATGAAAGGCACCATGCAGGTCACCAATTGA
- a CDS encoding DnaJ domain-containing protein, with protein sequence MLLPGRLRTTTLGDLLGTIYRAHASGTLELTEDRGRSHRIHFTEGRVIAVEIDGASVPGIGLRQKLVQRLNVLEAIADAQVRFRVALRAPATKLNDPLDPADFLRGRRRARDASKTPPPASTRQVQPARQVSTERHAALHLLGLSQYADATSIKQAYRRLVRTYHPDLHPQATDSERRSLAQRFAAITQAYQRLVA encoded by the coding sequence ATGCTCCTGCCCGGCCGATTGCGCACGACGACGTTGGGCGATCTTCTGGGCACGATCTACCGCGCCCATGCGAGCGGCACGCTCGAGCTCACGGAAGATCGCGGGCGGAGCCATCGGATTCACTTCACCGAGGGCCGCGTGATCGCCGTCGAGATCGACGGCGCGTCCGTTCCCGGCATCGGGCTGCGGCAAAAGCTGGTGCAGCGCTTGAACGTGCTCGAGGCTATCGCCGATGCCCAAGTTCGCTTTCGTGTGGCGCTGCGTGCACCCGCGACCAAGCTAAACGATCCTCTGGATCCGGCCGACTTTCTGCGCGGCCGCCGCCGTGCACGCGATGCCTCGAAGACGCCGCCGCCTGCCTCGACCCGCCAGGTTCAACCTGCGCGGCAGGTCTCGACCGAGCGCCACGCCGCGCTGCACTTGCTCGGTCTGTCGCAATACGCCGATGCGACGAGCATCAAGCAGGCGTATCGCCGTCTGGTGCGCACATACCATCCAGATTTGCACCCGCAAGCCACCGACTCGGAACGCCGCTCACTCGCCCAGCGCTTCGCCGCCATCACACAGGCATACCAGCGCCTCGTCGCCTAA
- a CDS encoding SDR family oxidoreductase — MKDKVVVVTGAARGLGRGIAARFAAEGAQVLLADRDPAVRETAHELGAASAVADVTSPDDVNALFEKARTDLGGVDVLVNNAGIITIHRLEDLTLADWERVLAVNTTGTFLCCQAAAKCMRARGEGGRILNAASGQARQGFIYTPHYAASKFGVVGLTQSLAKELAKDGITVNAYCPGIVSTEMWDYNDRAWGKLLGNYAPGELMAEWVSRIPLGRAGTTDDVANLLLFLASDAASYITGQTINVDGGMFMS; from the coding sequence ATGAAAGACAAAGTCGTCGTGGTCACGGGTGCGGCACGAGGACTCGGCCGCGGGATCGCCGCACGCTTCGCGGCCGAGGGCGCGCAAGTACTGCTCGCCGATCGCGATCCGGCCGTGCGCGAGACAGCGCACGAGCTGGGCGCAGCCAGTGCGGTGGCCGACGTCACCTCGCCCGACGACGTGAATGCCCTTTTCGAGAAGGCGCGCACCGACTTGGGTGGTGTGGACGTACTCGTCAACAATGCGGGCATCATCACGATCCACCGCCTCGAGGATCTCACGCTCGCCGATTGGGAGCGCGTGCTCGCCGTCAACACCACGGGCACCTTTCTCTGCTGCCAGGCCGCGGCGAAGTGCATGCGCGCTCGAGGCGAGGGCGGGCGCATCCTCAACGCCGCCTCGGGCCAAGCGCGCCAAGGGTTCATCTACACACCGCACTACGCCGCCAGCAAATTCGGCGTGGTGGGCCTCACGCAGAGCCTCGCGAAGGAGCTGGCCAAGGACGGCATTACGGTCAACGCCTACTGCCCGGGCATCGTCAGCACGGAAATGTGGGACTACAACGACCGCGCCTGGGGCAAGCTGCTCGGCAACTACGCCCCCGGGGAGCTCATGGCCGAATGGGTCTCGCGCATCCCACTGGGCCGCGCCGGCACGACCGACGACGTAGCCAACCTGCTCCTCTTTCTCGCCTCCGACGCCGCCTCGTACATCACCGGCCAGACCATCAACGTCGACGGCGGCATGTTCATGAGCTAG
- a CDS encoding glycerol kinase, translating into MSDLVLAVDQGTSATKALLVGRDGNVVARASVKIGEAHPAPGWVEQSAEEIHRSVKDAIEACLNGHDVERVAAVGLSTQRESLVLWERASGTPLGPMLSWQDQRTEAECTRLRSEGVAEQVRAVSGLPLDPMFSALKARWLLDHYDPARTRSARGELRLGTVDSWLLGRCGAQHLIEVGNAARTQLLDVRARRWDPTLLDVFGVPIEVLPAIAPSQGPFPSAGGLHPALNEVPIAAVMGDSHAALFGHAGWRPGQVKATYGTGSSVMGLLPEGHAEVPGGMCLTIAWDAGTPAYALEGNIRATGATLMWLANFAGTTPAKLAELAATAQSDGVHIVPGFTGLGAPWWDGSATGLLSGLTLGTGVAQAARAAFESIAFQVEDVVATMNDVTTLLADGGPAANPVLMQLQADTSGRIVQCAESVDLSALGAAHLAGLTAGIWSWSDLEEMPRARRVYTPREAETSRRARLAAWHRALARSRYRMEET; encoded by the coding sequence ATGAGCGACTTGGTCCTCGCCGTCGATCAAGGCACCAGCGCCACCAAAGCGCTGCTCGTGGGGCGCGATGGAAACGTGGTGGCACGCGCGTCGGTGAAGATTGGCGAAGCGCATCCCGCCCCGGGCTGGGTCGAGCAGTCGGCCGAGGAGATCCATCGCTCCGTGAAAGATGCCATCGAGGCGTGCTTGAACGGGCACGACGTGGAGCGCGTCGCCGCCGTGGGGCTGAGCACGCAGCGCGAGTCGTTGGTGCTCTGGGAGCGCGCGAGCGGCACGCCGCTGGGGCCGATGTTGAGCTGGCAGGACCAACGCACGGAGGCCGAGTGCACGCGGCTTCGCTCGGAGGGCGTGGCCGAGCAGGTGCGCGCGGTGAGCGGGTTGCCGCTCGACCCGATGTTTTCGGCCCTGAAGGCGCGCTGGCTGCTCGACCATTACGATCCCGCGCGAACGCGAAGCGCCCGCGGCGAGTTGCGACTCGGCACCGTGGACTCGTGGCTTCTCGGGCGCTGCGGCGCGCAGCACCTCATCGAGGTGGGCAATGCCGCGCGCACGCAGCTCCTCGATGTGCGCGCGCGCCGGTGGGATCCGACATTGCTCGACGTGTTCGGCGTTCCCATCGAGGTGCTGCCCGCGATTGCGCCGTCGCAAGGCCCCTTCCCTTCCGCCGGCGGTCTTCACCCGGCCCTGAACGAGGTGCCGATTGCGGCGGTGATGGGCGACTCGCACGCGGCCCTCTTTGGACATGCGGGATGGCGCCCCGGGCAGGTGAAGGCCACGTACGGCACGGGCTCGTCGGTGATGGGGCTCTTGCCCGAGGGTCACGCGGAGGTCCCCGGGGGCATGTGCCTCACCATCGCGTGGGACGCGGGCACGCCGGCGTATGCGCTCGAGGGAAACATCCGCGCCACGGGCGCGACATTGATGTGGCTTGCCAACTTTGCCGGCACCACGCCCGCGAAGCTCGCCGAGCTTGCCGCCACGGCACAGAGCGACGGCGTGCACATCGTGCCGGGCTTCACGGGACTCGGAGCACCTTGGTGGGACGGCTCCGCAACGGGCCTGCTCAGTGGCCTCACCTTGGGCACCGGCGTGGCGCAGGCCGCACGCGCCGCGTTCGAGTCCATCGCGTTCCAAGTCGAGGACGTCGTCGCCACGATGAACGACGTCACGACCTTGCTCGCGGATGGCGGGCCGGCCGCGAATCCCGTGTTGATGCAGCTTCAGGCCGACACGAGCGGCCGCATCGTGCAATGCGCCGAGAGCGTCGATCTCTCGGCCTTGGGCGCGGCGCACCTGGCCGGGCTCACGGCCGGAATTTGGTCCTGGTCCGATCTGGAAGAGATGCCGCGCGCCCGCCGGGTCTACACCCCGCGCGAAGCCGAAACGAGCCGCCGTGCGCGCCTCGCCGCGTGGCATCGGGCACTCGCGCGTTCGCGCTACCGCATGGAGGAGACATGA
- a CDS encoding transketolase family protein, with protein sequence MSETYDCRQAFAEELLALARRDARIVAVCNDSVGSSNLGGFREEFPDRLINVGIAEQDMVGVGAGLANGGFIPFVCAAAPFLTGRALEQIKADVAYSQAPVILCGMSPGMAYGELGPTHHSIEDLSWLRAIANLPVVVPADPIQTRAAVRWAAGHTGPAYLRIGRFKVPVTTPAHAPFEPGRAIRLTDGDDAAVIAAGTMVSRALSAAEHLRKEGVHARVIDMPFIDPLDEGAVLEAARTTRGIVTAEEGTVSGGLGAAVASTVVQHCPVRMRILGVPHVFAPTGSPGFLLEHFGLTAEGIVRAVRELLAA encoded by the coding sequence ATGAGCGAGACGTACGACTGCCGGCAAGCCTTCGCCGAGGAGCTCCTCGCCCTGGCGCGGCGCGATGCGCGCATCGTGGCCGTGTGCAACGACTCCGTCGGCTCGAGCAACCTGGGCGGCTTCCGCGAGGAATTTCCCGATCGACTCATCAACGTGGGCATCGCCGAGCAGGACATGGTGGGCGTCGGCGCCGGACTGGCCAACGGCGGCTTCATCCCCTTCGTGTGCGCGGCCGCCCCGTTTCTCACGGGACGCGCGCTCGAGCAGATCAAGGCCGACGTTGCCTACAGCCAAGCACCGGTCATCCTATGCGGGATGAGCCCCGGTATGGCCTACGGCGAGCTCGGCCCGACGCACCACTCCATCGAAGATCTCTCCTGGCTGCGGGCCATTGCAAATCTGCCGGTGGTGGTGCCCGCCGACCCGATTCAAACGCGTGCGGCGGTGCGCTGGGCCGCGGGTCATACGGGCCCGGCGTACCTGCGCATCGGGCGCTTCAAGGTTCCCGTCACCACGCCGGCCCATGCGCCGTTCGAACCGGGGCGCGCCATCCGTCTCACCGATGGCGACGACGCCGCGGTCATCGCTGCCGGCACCATGGTGTCGCGCGCGCTGTCCGCCGCCGAGCACCTGCGCAAAGAAGGGGTGCACGCGCGGGTCATCGATATGCCGTTCATCGATCCCCTCGATGAAGGCGCTGTTTTGGAAGCGGCGCGCACCACGCGCGGCATCGTCACCGCGGAGGAGGGCACGGTAAGCGGGGGCCTCGGCGCCGCCGTCGCCAGCACGGTGGTGCAGCACTGCCCGGTGCGCATGCGCATCCTCGGCGTGCCGCACGTCTTCGCCCCCACGGGAAGCCCCGGCTTTCTGCTGGAGCACTTCGGACTTACCGCCGAGGGCATCGTGCGGGCCGTACGCGAGTTGTTGGCCGCATGA
- a CDS encoding transketolase, protein MLKPDPVAIEAWRARRAALLAANAADQEMLLRQSSTELRRTVIRMVERAGMGHLGGDLSVIDILATLFGAVLRLDPNDAHWPERDRFILSKGHSAAALYATLAACGYFAPAQLETFMAPLSALNGHPNRTKVPGVETNTGPLGHGLPVAVGCALAARMQGSARRTFVVLGDGELQEGSNWEAAMAAGHYELANLTAIVDRNRLQQGASTEETNRLDPLSDKWRSFGWEVREVDGHDHVDLLHAFRHLPRRGKPLTVIAHTVKGKGVSFMENRVEWHHKVPTAPQVIAALEELQETGS, encoded by the coding sequence ATGTTGAAACCCGATCCGGTCGCCATCGAAGCATGGCGAGCGCGGCGTGCGGCCCTGCTGGCGGCCAACGCTGCCGACCAGGAAATGTTGCTGCGGCAATCCTCGACCGAGCTGCGACGAACCGTGATCCGCATGGTGGAGCGCGCCGGGATGGGGCATCTCGGGGGTGATCTGTCGGTCATCGACATTCTGGCGACCTTGTTCGGGGCCGTGCTGCGCCTCGATCCGAACGACGCGCACTGGCCCGAGCGCGATCGGTTCATTCTGAGCAAGGGGCACTCGGCCGCGGCGCTCTACGCGACGTTGGCCGCGTGTGGCTACTTCGCGCCGGCGCAGCTCGAGACGTTCATGGCACCGCTGTCGGCACTGAATGGGCACCCGAATCGCACGAAGGTGCCGGGCGTGGAGACCAACACCGGGCCGCTCGGGCATGGGCTCCCCGTGGCCGTCGGATGCGCGCTGGCGGCGCGGATGCAGGGCTCGGCGCGGCGGACGTTCGTGGTGCTCGGCGACGGAGAGCTGCAAGAGGGCAGCAACTGGGAGGCGGCCATGGCGGCGGGCCATTACGAGCTGGCGAACCTCACGGCCATCGTCGATCGGAACCGGCTGCAGCAAGGCGCGAGCACGGAGGAGACGAACCGGCTCGATCCGCTGTCCGACAAGTGGCGCAGCTTCGGCTGGGAGGTGCGCGAGGTCGATGGGCACGATCACGTGGACCTGCTGCACGCCTTTCGGCACCTTCCACGCCGAGGCAAGCCGCTCACCGTGATTGCGCATACGGTGAAAGGCAAAGGCGTCTCCTTCATGGAGAACCGCGTGGAGTGGCACCACAAGGTGCCGACGGCCCCGCAAGTGATCGCCGCGCTCGAAGAGCTGCAGGAGACCGGCTCATGA
- a CDS encoding ABC transporter permease, with the protein MSNAGQSDAFAKPRPGTSTSSASSTWAWSSLLGGSRGPAIGLFLLCVVLSFATPYFLTFRNLLNVLDQVTILGILAVGGTAVIVIGGIDLSVGAVLALAMMVLGWLSHDAGLSLGLSAVAAVLVAALCGLANGLSITLTRLPPFIATLAMMSIARGVANVITDGKQIVGYPSWFFNLSSHRYLGFLSVTGAFLVLLYIAAWAFMRYRVEGRALYALGGSAEVARLSGIRVKLLTVGVYVVAGTLAGVAGVVLAMRLDSSQPSAGNGYELDTIAAIVIGGASLRGGVGQVGGTIVGVLIIGVLRNGLNLLGVSPFVQQVVIGFVIALAVMFDALRQKSPGRQTH; encoded by the coding sequence ATGAGCAACGCGGGACAGTCCGACGCCTTCGCAAAGCCACGGCCAGGCACAAGCACGTCGAGCGCGTCCTCGACCTGGGCGTGGAGCTCCCTGCTCGGCGGCTCGCGCGGGCCCGCCATCGGACTCTTTTTGCTCTGCGTCGTGCTGTCGTTCGCGACGCCCTACTTCCTCACGTTTCGCAACCTGCTCAACGTGTTGGACCAGGTGACCATCCTCGGGATCCTGGCCGTGGGCGGCACCGCGGTCATCGTCATCGGCGGCATCGACCTCTCCGTGGGCGCCGTCCTCGCGCTCGCGATGATGGTGCTCGGCTGGCTCTCGCACGACGCGGGCCTCTCGCTCGGTCTCAGCGCGGTGGCCGCGGTGCTCGTGGCGGCGCTCTGCGGCCTGGCCAATGGCCTGAGCATCACCTTGACCCGGCTGCCGCCGTTCATCGCGACCTTGGCCATGATGTCCATCGCGCGCGGCGTGGCCAACGTCATCACCGACGGCAAGCAAATCGTGGGCTACCCGTCGTGGTTCTTCAATTTGTCCTCGCACCGCTACCTCGGGTTTCTCTCGGTAACGGGCGCGTTTCTCGTGCTGCTCTACATCGCGGCCTGGGCCTTCATGCGCTACCGCGTCGAGGGCCGCGCGCTCTATGCCCTCGGCGGGAGTGCCGAGGTGGCGCGCCTCTCCGGCATTCGCGTGAAGCTTCTCACGGTCGGCGTGTACGTCGTCGCGGGCACCTTGGCCGGGGTTGCCGGCGTCGTGCTGGCGATGCGCCTCGACTCGTCGCAGCCCAGCGCCGGCAACGGCTACGAGCTCGATACCATCGCCGCCATCGTCATCGGCGGGGCGAGTTTGCGCGGTGGCGTGGGGCAGGTGGGCGGCACCATCGTCGGGGTGCTCATCATCGGTGTGTTGCGCAATGGTTTGAACCTGCTCGGCGTCTCGCCCTTCGTGCAGCAGGTGGTCATCGGCTTCGTCATCGCGCTTGCCGTCATGTTCGATGCGCTCCGGCAGAAGTCACCGGGGCGGCAGACTCATTGA
- a CDS encoding sugar ABC transporter substrate-binding protein: MWVLRRRHVAASFLVLAASLVSACKHGESGGDKKVTLGLAVANLQADFFNQIKTSVEAEAAAKGVAVVVADAKGDATTQVNQIQDFITRQVDAIIYIPAGATAAGVPVKAARDAKIPVVTVDRNPPDQPGDSFIATDSVAAAKALGEYVVRVTGAKGNVAILQGQIGTTPEIARDTGFSSALGQAPGLRVIAQQSADWDQDKAFSVAQNMLQANPQIDVFFGRADAMALGAAQAVRAAGTNRTVKIVGFDGDVAGLKGVRDGVIDATMCQQTQKMGRMSVDTALALLRKESVPKEQLQDAFLVTKDNAAQYLEKHP; this comes from the coding sequence ATGTGGGTACTTCGACGGCGGCACGTGGCCGCAAGCTTCCTTGTTCTCGCAGCTTCCCTCGTGAGCGCCTGCAAACACGGCGAGAGCGGCGGCGACAAAAAGGTCACCCTCGGCCTTGCGGTGGCCAATCTGCAGGCGGACTTCTTCAACCAGATCAAGACCTCCGTCGAGGCGGAGGCTGCGGCCAAAGGCGTGGCCGTCGTCGTGGCCGATGCCAAGGGCGATGCCACGACGCAGGTGAATCAGATTCAAGACTTCATCACCCGGCAGGTCGACGCGATCATCTACATCCCCGCAGGCGCCACCGCCGCGGGCGTGCCGGTGAAGGCCGCGCGCGATGCGAAGATCCCCGTGGTGACGGTGGATCGCAATCCGCCGGACCAGCCGGGCGACTCGTTCATCGCCACCGACAGCGTCGCGGCTGCGAAGGCGCTCGGCGAGTACGTCGTCCGCGTGACCGGTGCCAAAGGCAACGTGGCCATCTTGCAAGGCCAGATTGGCACCACCCCCGAGATTGCCCGCGACACCGGCTTTTCCTCGGCGCTGGGCCAAGCGCCGGGACTTCGCGTGATCGCGCAGCAGTCGGCCGATTGGGACCAGGACAAGGCGTTCTCCGTCGCGCAGAACATGTTGCAAGCGAACCCGCAGATCGATGTCTTCTTCGGCCGCGCCGATGCCATGGCCCTCGGCGCGGCGCAGGCCGTGCGGGCGGCGGGGACGAACCGCACGGTGAAGATCGTCGGCTTCGACGGCGACGTGGCCGGCCTCAAAGGCGTTCGCGACGGTGTGATCGATGCCACCATGTGCCAGCAGACGCAAAAAATGGGGCGCATGTCCGTCGACACGGCCTTGGCGCTTCTGCGCAAGGAGTCGGTGCCCAAAGAGCAACTGCAGGACGCGTTCTTGGTCACCAAGGACAACGCCGCGCAATACCTCGAGAAGCACCCCTGA
- a CDS encoding sugar ABC transporter ATP-binding protein, whose product MLRVRGVSKRFGATQALAEVDFDVAPGEVVALLGENGAGKSTLASIVAGVLPPDRGTMTWQGRAYAPSSPREAQRAGIGLIHQEIRLLPDLTVAENVFLGRLPARRGWLDRATMNRTAREQLQRLGLDLAPDRLVRGLSVAVQQQIEIAKALTLDAKLLILDEPTAALGGEETEHLFERIEALRKGGMSFIYVSHRLEEIARIADRIVVLRDGHWVASHETGKVPIRRLVEEMVGRSLERIFPDFAAPGEREVLRVAGLSGAGFRDVSFHVREGEVLGIAGIVGAGRTELVRTLAGADAAVSGEIHLEGRPLRLRGPHDAIEAGIVLVPEDRKTEGLLLDRPVADNVALGNLDRIAARGWLGPRRVRGFAGEATGPFRIKGNDAQPVGTLSGGNQQKVVMAKWLARRPRVVLLDEPTRGIDIGARAAIYDVMAELTRAGVAVIVVSSELDEVLGLSHRVLVLSRGRQVGLLDRAEASSVTVMGLATV is encoded by the coding sequence ATGTTGCGCGTACGCGGCGTCTCCAAGCGGTTCGGGGCGACGCAAGCGCTCGCCGAGGTGGACTTCGACGTCGCGCCGGGCGAGGTCGTGGCGCTCCTCGGCGAGAACGGAGCGGGCAAGTCGACCCTGGCGAGCATCGTGGCCGGCGTCCTCCCGCCCGATCGCGGCACGATGACGTGGCAGGGCCGCGCCTACGCACCCTCGTCGCCGCGCGAGGCGCAGCGCGCGGGCATCGGGCTCATTCACCAGGAGATCCGTTTGCTCCCGGATCTGACCGTGGCCGAAAACGTCTTCCTCGGGCGCCTTCCCGCACGCCGCGGCTGGCTGGATCGCGCCACGATGAACCGCACTGCGCGCGAGCAGTTGCAGCGATTGGGGCTCGACCTCGCACCGGACCGGCTCGTGCGCGGCCTGTCGGTGGCCGTGCAGCAGCAGATCGAGATCGCCAAGGCGCTCACCTTGGATGCCAAGTTGCTCATTTTGGACGAGCCCACCGCCGCGTTGGGCGGCGAGGAGACGGAGCATCTCTTCGAGCGCATCGAGGCGCTGCGCAAGGGCGGCATGTCGTTCATCTACGTGAGCCATCGTCTCGAGGAGATCGCCCGCATCGCCGACCGCATCGTGGTGCTGCGCGATGGGCATTGGGTCGCGTCGCACGAGACGGGCAAGGTGCCCATTCGGCGGCTCGTGGAAGAGATGGTCGGCCGCAGCCTCGAGCGCATTTTCCCTGACTTTGCGGCACCTGGCGAGCGTGAGGTGCTGCGCGTCGCGGGGCTTTCCGGTGCGGGCTTCCGCGATGTGTCGTTTCACGTGCGGGAAGGGGAGGTGCTCGGCATCGCGGGCATCGTCGGGGCCGGGCGAACGGAGCTGGTTCGCACCTTGGCGGGCGCGGATGCCGCGGTCTCGGGCGAGATCCACCTCGAAGGCCGCCCCTTGCGTTTGCGCGGTCCGCACGACGCCATCGAGGCCGGCATCGTGCTCGTTCCCGAGGACCGCAAGACCGAGGGCCTGCTGCTCGACCGGCCCGTCGCCGACAATGTCGCTTTGGGCAACCTGGATCGTATCGCCGCCCGCGGATGGCTTGGCCCGCGCCGGGTTCGTGGCTTCGCGGGCGAGGCGACCGGTCCGTTTCGCATCAAGGGAAACGACGCTCAGCCGGTGGGAACCTTGTCCGGCGGCAACCAGCAAAAGGTCGTCATGGCCAAATGGCTCGCCCGGCGCCCGCGCGTGGTGCTCCTCGACGAACCCACCCGCGGCATCGACATCGGCGCCCGCGCGGCCATTTACGACGTGATGGCCGAGCTTACTCGCGCGGGCGTGGCCGTGATCGTGGTCAGCTCCGAGCTCGACGAGGTGCTCGGCCTATCGCACCGCGTGCTCGTCTTGAGCCGCGGGCGGCAGGTCGGTCTTCTCGATCGCGCCGAGGCATCCAGTGTCACCGTGATGGGACTCGCCACGGTATGA
- a CDS encoding sugar-binding transcriptional regulator, protein MKRDEPTAVAAVAPRRPNPRAPASDLLRLLTKVARLYHERGMRQPQIAQQLHISQPRVSRLLKQAADIGIVRTVVVPPGGVYTDLEDAIEHRYAIDDVVVVETDGDDDEDVIAALGGAAAVYLETTLTGGDRVGLSSWSATLLATVEAMRPRPLQVAESVVQIIGGVGNAKAQVQATRLTGRLAELTSAVPAFLPAPGLVSSNAARAALASDEMVAEVMSAWQRLTMVLVGVGSLEPSPLLRDSGNAIAAPEQEALRSLHAVGDICLRFFDENGALVKSPLDERILGISAEQLRRIPRRVGVAGGRRKYAAIRAALRGGWLSVLITDIGVARRLVEEPVQGVRA, encoded by the coding sequence ATGAAGCGAGACGAACCGACGGCGGTCGCCGCCGTCGCGCCCCGCCGGCCCAACCCGCGCGCCCCCGCGTCCGATCTGTTGCGCCTGCTGACCAAGGTGGCGCGCCTTTACCACGAGCGCGGCATGCGTCAGCCGCAGATCGCGCAGCAGCTGCACATCTCGCAGCCGCGCGTGTCCCGTTTGCTGAAGCAGGCGGCGGACATCGGCATCGTGCGCACGGTGGTGGTGCCGCCGGGCGGCGTCTACACCGATCTCGAGGACGCCATCGAGCATCGTTACGCCATCGACGACGTGGTCGTGGTCGAGACCGACGGCGACGACGATGAAGACGTGATTGCCGCGTTGGGCGGCGCCGCGGCCGTGTACCTGGAAACGACGCTGACGGGCGGCGATCGCGTGGGCCTTTCGTCGTGGAGTGCGACCTTGCTCGCGACGGTGGAGGCCATGCGCCCGCGACCGCTGCAGGTGGCCGAGTCGGTGGTGCAGATCATCGGCGGTGTGGGCAATGCCAAGGCGCAGGTGCAGGCCACGAGGCTCACCGGTCGCCTTGCGGAGCTCACCTCGGCGGTCCCCGCGTTTCTCCCCGCGCCGGGCCTGGTGTCCTCCAACGCCGCACGCGCCGCCCTCGCCTCCGACGAGATGGTGGCCGAGGTGATGAGCGCATGGCAGCGGCTCACCATGGTGCTGGTGGGCGTGGGAAGCCTCGAGCCTTCGCCGCTGCTCCGTGACAGCGGCAACGCCATCGCCGCCCCCGAGCAGGAGGCCCTGCGCAGCCTTCACGCGGTGGGCGACATCTGCCTTCGCTTTTTCGACGAGAACGGCGCCTTGGTGAAATCGCCGCTCGACGAGCGAATTCTGGGCATCTCGGCCGAGCAATTGCGGCGCATTCCGCGCCGGGTGGGGGTGGCCGGCGGGCGCCGAAAATACGCAGCCATCCGCGCGGCGCTGCGCGGGGGCTGGCTCAGCGTTCTCATTACGGACATCGGCGTGGCGCGCCGCCTCGTCGAAGAGCCCGTGCAGGGGGTGCGGGCCTAA
- a CDS encoding SDR family oxidoreductase, giving the protein MTAPSFRLDQRVAFVTGAASGIGQRLALALAEVGADVGCFDRPGTDIEATVQAITAVGRRAIALEGDVTQARDLERAVSVLEERLGPLRLAINNAGIANAAPAENMPLEQWQKVMDVNVTGVFLSCQAEARAMFRHGQGGALVNIASMSGTIVNRGLLQAHYNASKAAVMHLTKSLAMEWASRRIRVNSISPGYTATPMNRRPEVADQMKQFEADTPLGRMASVDEMAGPAIFLLSDASSFCTGIDLLVDGGFVCW; this is encoded by the coding sequence ATGACCGCACCGTCCTTTCGCCTCGATCAACGTGTCGCCTTCGTCACCGGTGCCGCCAGCGGCATCGGCCAGCGCCTCGCCCTTGCGCTCGCGGAGGTGGGCGCGGACGTGGGCTGTTTCGACCGCCCCGGCACGGACATCGAGGCCACGGTGCAGGCCATCACCGCCGTGGGCCGCCGCGCGATCGCGCTGGAAGGGGACGTGACCCAAGCGCGTGACCTCGAACGCGCCGTTTCGGTGCTGGAAGAGCGCCTTGGGCCGCTGCGCCTCGCCATCAACAACGCGGGCATCGCCAATGCGGCGCCGGCCGAGAATATGCCGCTCGAGCAATGGCAAAAGGTCATGGACGTCAACGTCACGGGTGTCTTCCTCTCGTGCCAGGCCGAGGCTCGCGCGATGTTTCGCCACGGGCAGGGCGGGGCGCTGGTCAACATCGCCTCGATGTCCGGCACCATCGTGAACCGCGGCCTTCTGCAAGCGCACTACAACGCCTCCAAGGCCGCCGTGATGCACCTGACGAAGAGCCTCGCCATGGAGTGGGCTTCGCGCCGCATCCGCGTAAACAGCATCAGCCCCGGCTACACGGCGACCCCCATGAACCGCCGCCCCGAGGTCGCCGACCAGATGAAGCAATTCGAAGCCGACACGCCCCTAGGCCGCATGGCCAGCGTCGACGAAATGGCCGGCCCCGCGATCTTCCTCCTCAGCGACGCCTCGAGCTTCTGCACCGGCATCGACCTCCTCGTCGACGGCGGCTTCGTCTGCTGGTAA